A genomic stretch from Pomacea canaliculata isolate SZHN2017 linkage group LG2, ASM307304v1, whole genome shotgun sequence includes:
- the LOC112557500 gene encoding uncharacterized protein LOC112557500 isoform X6 produces MTTREDFFIRRLWDLHKSPRDHVDSILASTRDYTVFEKMLRDGTLRADFRFRGYPNQSMQSPRQPITTSIFDDKRRNEENFRRVFGKPSVFDPARPTGGDDLRGSQPLVSSRDLLSMNRSPDSQQMRQLQNEVEEDMMKYKHEQKIRHQQQDEGKTRDHQVSTTQFPWDRFNRGHGAPKPDNDTRRRKFMEEDLTSSHNQLSRPTMKPPSYHLPKSHDLFIDTLGGPGGTVVRQDGSPSLQSLPDPRYGAYRSKGHAGQAGQERQTGITTEEKKLAESEEKLRQLRRELESLKSPRDQSTTARETASWNETTRGTIGRPSHDLRNDKLKRRSWSPSGPSYSFSNEFPRLEQEKRSLDLDATRGGAGAPVRDYHGKPITRFPTTMIRDDTGEAKIREEIPGKIYSLPDDDNPIYDPFGKPGGGAPIRDRWGNRVTNIFGNFEGKTKLESTQQRQTVRMKEVMLQDLKSLMEEQHRQKEDEERRLRQADTELAELVRQGQVGNPKRDPITGALTNQHLGSSDVSKTKMNYQPVAPSEKKQYYETLTQAAEERERAKQLEKLRERQESNRHFEVFDHQWGAHGGGAPKDPKIRKKANLQNTLHYMERQSRNEGELSTRDQFHYGYREGSPQSHNPALPPYATSTQAY; encoded by the exons CCTCCACACGTGACTACACAGTCTTTGAGAAGATGCTTCGCGATGGCACCCTGCGAGCTGACTTCCGGTTTCGAGGTTACCCTAACCAAAGCATGCAAAGTCCTCGCCAGCCCATCACGACGTCAATATTTGACGACAAACGCAGAAATGAAGAGAACTTTAGGAGGGTTTTTGGCAAGCCATCTGTGTTTGACCCAG CCCGGCCTACAGGTGGCGACGATTTAAGGGGTTCCCAGCCCCTTGTCTCATCACGTGATCTCTTGAGCATGAATAG GTCGCCTGACTCCCAGCAGATGAGACAGCTGCAGAACGAAGTGGAAGAAGACATGATGAAGTACAAGCATGAGCAGAAAATTCGGCACCAACAGCAAGATGAAGGAAAAACGAGG gaccATCAAGTCTCCACCACCCAGTTTCCTTGGGATCGCTTTAACCGCGGTCACGGAGCCCCGAAG CCGGACAACGACACCAGACGACGGAAGTTCATGGAAGAGGATCTAACCTCCAGCCACAATCAGTTATCTAGGCCGACCATGAAGCCG CCCAGTTATCACCTG CCTAAAAGTCATGATCTGTTCATCGACACGCTTGGCGGTCCAGGGGGCACAGTGGTGCGGCAGGACGGCTCGCCAAGTCTTCAGTCCCTGCCTGACCCGCGATATGGCGCCTACCGCTCTAAAGGTCATGCAGGTCAGGCCGGGCAGGAACGACAAACAG GCATAACAACAGAGGAGAAGAAGCTAGCCGAATCTGAGGAAAAGCTTCGCCAGTTAAGGAGAGAACTGGAAAGT cttaAGAGTCCCAGAGATCAATCGACCACCGCACGTGAAACTGCGT CGTGGAACGAAACGACGCGAGGGACCATCGGCAGACCTTCACATGATCTTAGGAATGATAAACTGAAA cgGCGTTCGTGGTCGCCTTCCGGACCGTCTTATAGCTTTA GTAACGAATTTCCTCGTTTGGAG CAGGAAAAACGTAGCCTCGACCTTGATGCCACCAGGGGAGGGGCCGGCGCTCCGGTGAGGGACTACCACGGAAAACCCATCACTCGTTTCCCGACTACCATGATCAGAGATGACACGGGAG agGCAAAGATTCGTGAAGAGATCCCTGGCAAGATATATTCTTTGCCAGATGACGACAACCCGATTTACGATCCGTTTGGCAAACCTGGAGGTGGCGCTCCAATCAGAGATCGATGGGGAAACAGGGTCACAAACATCTTTGGTAACTTTGAAGGAAAG ACAAAGCTGGAGTCCACACAACAGAGGCAGACAGTCCGGATGAAGGAAGTCATGTTGCAAGATTTGA aatCTCTAATGGAAGAGcaacacagacagaaagaagacgaagaacGCCGATTAAGACAGGCA GACACAGAACTGGCAGAGCTTGTGCGCCAGGGGCAAGTGGGTAACCCCAAGCGTGACCCGATCACGGGAGCCTTAACCAATCAGCATCTGGGATCCTCCGACGTTTCCAAAACA AAAATGAACTACCAGCCGGTGGCCCCGTCGGAGAAGAAGCAGTACTACGAGACCCTTACTCAGGCAGCCGAGGAAAGAGAAAGGGCGAAACAACTAGAGAAACTGCGAGAGCGACAGGAATCGAACCGG cACTTTGAAGTCTTTGATCATCAGTGGGGAGCCCATGGTGGGGGCGCGCCGAAAGACCCTAAAATCCGCAAGAAAGCCAATCTTCAAAATACTCTCCACTACATGGAGAGACAG AGCCGCAACGAAGGTGAGCTAAGTACCCGAGACCAGTTTCATTACGGGTATAGAGAAGGCAGTCCTCAG tcTCATAATCCAGCACTTCCGCCGTACGCCACCTCCACACAAGCTTACTGA
- the LOC112557500 gene encoding uncharacterized protein LOC112557500 isoform X3, which yields MTTREDFFIRRLWDLHKSPRDHVDSILASTRDYTVFEKMLRDGTLRADFRFRGYPNQSMQSPRQPITTSIFDDKRRNEENFRRVFGKPSVFDPARPTGGDDLRGSQPLVSSRDLLSMNRSPDSQQMRQLQNEVEEDMMKYKHEQKIRHQQQDEGKTRDHQVSTTQFPWDRFNRGHGAPKPDNDTRRRKFMEEDLTSSHNQLSRPTMKPPKSHDLFIDTLGGPGGTVVRQDGSPSLQSLPDPRYGAYRSKGHAGQAGQERQTGITTEEKKLAESEEKLRQLRRELESLKSPRDQSTTARETASWNETTRGTIGRPSHDLRNDKLKRRSWSPSGPSYSFSNEFPRLEQEKRSLDLDATRGGAGAPVRDYHGKPITRFPTTMIRDDTGEAKIREEIPGKIYSLPDDDNPIYDPFGKPGGGAPIRDRWGNRVTNIFGNFEGKTKLESTQQRQTVRMKEVMLQDLKSLMEEQHRQKEDEERRLRQADTELAELVRQGQVGNPKRDPITGALTNQHLGSSDVSKTKMNYQPVAPSEKKQYYETLTQAAEERERAKQLEKLRERQESNRHFEVFDHQWGAHGGGAPKDPKIRKKANLQNTLHYMERQSRNEGELSTRDQFHYGYREGSPQELNGSMRRKYPEDDIRHEMASIVTPRHVKSLVKSTSNNLYEYPIDGSPRSHNPALPPYATSTQAY from the exons CCTCCACACGTGACTACACAGTCTTTGAGAAGATGCTTCGCGATGGCACCCTGCGAGCTGACTTCCGGTTTCGAGGTTACCCTAACCAAAGCATGCAAAGTCCTCGCCAGCCCATCACGACGTCAATATTTGACGACAAACGCAGAAATGAAGAGAACTTTAGGAGGGTTTTTGGCAAGCCATCTGTGTTTGACCCAG CCCGGCCTACAGGTGGCGACGATTTAAGGGGTTCCCAGCCCCTTGTCTCATCACGTGATCTCTTGAGCATGAATAG GTCGCCTGACTCCCAGCAGATGAGACAGCTGCAGAACGAAGTGGAAGAAGACATGATGAAGTACAAGCATGAGCAGAAAATTCGGCACCAACAGCAAGATGAAGGAAAAACGAGG gaccATCAAGTCTCCACCACCCAGTTTCCTTGGGATCGCTTTAACCGCGGTCACGGAGCCCCGAAG CCGGACAACGACACCAGACGACGGAAGTTCATGGAAGAGGATCTAACCTCCAGCCACAATCAGTTATCTAGGCCGACCATGAAGCCG CCTAAAAGTCATGATCTGTTCATCGACACGCTTGGCGGTCCAGGGGGCACAGTGGTGCGGCAGGACGGCTCGCCAAGTCTTCAGTCCCTGCCTGACCCGCGATATGGCGCCTACCGCTCTAAAGGTCATGCAGGTCAGGCCGGGCAGGAACGACAAACAG GCATAACAACAGAGGAGAAGAAGCTAGCCGAATCTGAGGAAAAGCTTCGCCAGTTAAGGAGAGAACTGGAAAGT cttaAGAGTCCCAGAGATCAATCGACCACCGCACGTGAAACTGCGT CGTGGAACGAAACGACGCGAGGGACCATCGGCAGACCTTCACATGATCTTAGGAATGATAAACTGAAA cgGCGTTCGTGGTCGCCTTCCGGACCGTCTTATAGCTTTA GTAACGAATTTCCTCGTTTGGAG CAGGAAAAACGTAGCCTCGACCTTGATGCCACCAGGGGAGGGGCCGGCGCTCCGGTGAGGGACTACCACGGAAAACCCATCACTCGTTTCCCGACTACCATGATCAGAGATGACACGGGAG agGCAAAGATTCGTGAAGAGATCCCTGGCAAGATATATTCTTTGCCAGATGACGACAACCCGATTTACGATCCGTTTGGCAAACCTGGAGGTGGCGCTCCAATCAGAGATCGATGGGGAAACAGGGTCACAAACATCTTTGGTAACTTTGAAGGAAAG ACAAAGCTGGAGTCCACACAACAGAGGCAGACAGTCCGGATGAAGGAAGTCATGTTGCAAGATTTGA aatCTCTAATGGAAGAGcaacacagacagaaagaagacgaagaacGCCGATTAAGACAGGCA GACACAGAACTGGCAGAGCTTGTGCGCCAGGGGCAAGTGGGTAACCCCAAGCGTGACCCGATCACGGGAGCCTTAACCAATCAGCATCTGGGATCCTCCGACGTTTCCAAAACA AAAATGAACTACCAGCCGGTGGCCCCGTCGGAGAAGAAGCAGTACTACGAGACCCTTACTCAGGCAGCCGAGGAAAGAGAAAGGGCGAAACAACTAGAGAAACTGCGAGAGCGACAGGAATCGAACCGG cACTTTGAAGTCTTTGATCATCAGTGGGGAGCCCATGGTGGGGGCGCGCCGAAAGACCCTAAAATCCGCAAGAAAGCCAATCTTCAAAATACTCTCCACTACATGGAGAGACAG AGCCGCAACGAAGGTGAGCTAAGTACCCGAGACCAGTTTCATTACGGGTATAGAGAAGGCAGTCCTCAG GAGCTAAACGGTTCCATGCGCAGGAAGTATCCTGAAGATGATATCCGACACGAAATGGCATCCATTGTCACTCCCCGACACGTCAAAAGTCTCGTGAAGAGTACCAGCAACAACCTATATGAGTACCCCATTGATGGTAGTCCCAGG tcTCATAATCCAGCACTTCCGCCGTACGCCACCTCCACACAAGCTTACTGA
- the LOC112557500 gene encoding uncharacterized protein LOC112557500 isoform X4, whose amino-acid sequence MTTREDFFIRRLWDLHKSPRDHVDSILASTRDYTVFEKMLRDGTLRADFRFRGYPNQSMQSPRQPITTSIFDDKRRNEENFRRVFGKPSVFDPARPTGGDDLRGSQPLVSSRDLLSMNRSPDSQQMRQLQNEVEEDMMKYKHEQKIRHQQQDEGKTRDHQVSTTQFPWDRFNRGHGAPKPKSHDLFIDTLGGPGGTVVRQDGSPSLQSLPDPRYGAYRSKGHAGQAGQERQTGITTEEKKLAESEEKLRQLRRELESLKSPRDQSTTARETASWNETTRGTIGRPSHDLRNDKLKRRSWSPSGPSYSFSNEFPRLEQEKRSLDLDATRGGAGAPVRDYHGKPITRFPTTMIRDDTGEAKIREEIPGKIYSLPDDDNPIYDPFGKPGGGAPIRDRWGNRVTNIFGNFEGKTKLESTQQRQTVRMKEVMLQDLKSLMEEQHRQKEDEERRLRQADTELAELVRQGQVGNPKRDPITGALTNQHLGSSDVSKTKMNYQPVAPSEKKQYYETLTQAAEERERAKQLEKLRERQESNRHFEVFDHQWGAHGGGAPKDPKIRKKANLQNTLHYMERQSRNEGELSTRDQFHYGYREGSPQELNGSMRRKYPEDDIRHEMASIVTPRHVKSLVKSTSNNLYEYPIDGSPRSHNPALPPYATSTQAY is encoded by the exons CCTCCACACGTGACTACACAGTCTTTGAGAAGATGCTTCGCGATGGCACCCTGCGAGCTGACTTCCGGTTTCGAGGTTACCCTAACCAAAGCATGCAAAGTCCTCGCCAGCCCATCACGACGTCAATATTTGACGACAAACGCAGAAATGAAGAGAACTTTAGGAGGGTTTTTGGCAAGCCATCTGTGTTTGACCCAG CCCGGCCTACAGGTGGCGACGATTTAAGGGGTTCCCAGCCCCTTGTCTCATCACGTGATCTCTTGAGCATGAATAG GTCGCCTGACTCCCAGCAGATGAGACAGCTGCAGAACGAAGTGGAAGAAGACATGATGAAGTACAAGCATGAGCAGAAAATTCGGCACCAACAGCAAGATGAAGGAAAAACGAGG gaccATCAAGTCTCCACCACCCAGTTTCCTTGGGATCGCTTTAACCGCGGTCACGGAGCCCCGAAG CCTAAAAGTCATGATCTGTTCATCGACACGCTTGGCGGTCCAGGGGGCACAGTGGTGCGGCAGGACGGCTCGCCAAGTCTTCAGTCCCTGCCTGACCCGCGATATGGCGCCTACCGCTCTAAAGGTCATGCAGGTCAGGCCGGGCAGGAACGACAAACAG GCATAACAACAGAGGAGAAGAAGCTAGCCGAATCTGAGGAAAAGCTTCGCCAGTTAAGGAGAGAACTGGAAAGT cttaAGAGTCCCAGAGATCAATCGACCACCGCACGTGAAACTGCGT CGTGGAACGAAACGACGCGAGGGACCATCGGCAGACCTTCACATGATCTTAGGAATGATAAACTGAAA cgGCGTTCGTGGTCGCCTTCCGGACCGTCTTATAGCTTTA GTAACGAATTTCCTCGTTTGGAG CAGGAAAAACGTAGCCTCGACCTTGATGCCACCAGGGGAGGGGCCGGCGCTCCGGTGAGGGACTACCACGGAAAACCCATCACTCGTTTCCCGACTACCATGATCAGAGATGACACGGGAG agGCAAAGATTCGTGAAGAGATCCCTGGCAAGATATATTCTTTGCCAGATGACGACAACCCGATTTACGATCCGTTTGGCAAACCTGGAGGTGGCGCTCCAATCAGAGATCGATGGGGAAACAGGGTCACAAACATCTTTGGTAACTTTGAAGGAAAG ACAAAGCTGGAGTCCACACAACAGAGGCAGACAGTCCGGATGAAGGAAGTCATGTTGCAAGATTTGA aatCTCTAATGGAAGAGcaacacagacagaaagaagacgaagaacGCCGATTAAGACAGGCA GACACAGAACTGGCAGAGCTTGTGCGCCAGGGGCAAGTGGGTAACCCCAAGCGTGACCCGATCACGGGAGCCTTAACCAATCAGCATCTGGGATCCTCCGACGTTTCCAAAACA AAAATGAACTACCAGCCGGTGGCCCCGTCGGAGAAGAAGCAGTACTACGAGACCCTTACTCAGGCAGCCGAGGAAAGAGAAAGGGCGAAACAACTAGAGAAACTGCGAGAGCGACAGGAATCGAACCGG cACTTTGAAGTCTTTGATCATCAGTGGGGAGCCCATGGTGGGGGCGCGCCGAAAGACCCTAAAATCCGCAAGAAAGCCAATCTTCAAAATACTCTCCACTACATGGAGAGACAG AGCCGCAACGAAGGTGAGCTAAGTACCCGAGACCAGTTTCATTACGGGTATAGAGAAGGCAGTCCTCAG GAGCTAAACGGTTCCATGCGCAGGAAGTATCCTGAAGATGATATCCGACACGAAATGGCATCCATTGTCACTCCCCGACACGTCAAAAGTCTCGTGAAGAGTACCAGCAACAACCTATATGAGTACCCCATTGATGGTAGTCCCAGG tcTCATAATCCAGCACTTCCGCCGTACGCCACCTCCACACAAGCTTACTGA
- the LOC112557500 gene encoding uncharacterized protein LOC112557500 isoform X1 produces the protein MTTREDFFIRRLWDLHKSPRDHVDSILASTRDYTVFEKMLRDGTLRADFRFRGYPNQSMQSPRQPITTSIFDDKRRNEENFRRVFGKPSVFDPARPTGGDDLRGSQPLVSSRDLLSMNRSPDSQQMRQLQNEVEEDMMKYKHEQKIRHQQQDEGKTRDHQVSTTQFPWDRFNRGHGAPKPDNDTRRRKFMEEDLTSSHNQLSRPTMKPPSYHLPKSHDLFIDTLGGPGGTVVRQDGSPSLQSLPDPRYGAYRSKGHAGQAGQERQTGITTEEKKLAESEEKLRQLRRELESLKSPRDQSTTARETASWNETTRGTIGRPSHDLRNDKLKRRSWSPSGPSYSFSNEFPRLEQEKRSLDLDATRGGAGAPVRDYHGKPITRFPTTMIRDDTGEAKIREEIPGKIYSLPDDDNPIYDPFGKPGGGAPIRDRWGNRVTNIFGNFEGKTKLESTQQRQTVRMKEVMLQDLKSLMEEQHRQKEDEERRLRQADTELAELVRQGQVGNPKRDPITGALTNQHLGSSDVSKTKMNYQPVAPSEKKQYYETLTQAAEERERAKQLEKLRERQESNRHFEVFDHQWGAHGGGAPKDPKIRKKANLQNTLHYMERQSRNEGELSTRDQFHYGYREGSPQELNGSMRRKYPEDDIRHEMASIVTPRHVKSLVKSTSNNLYEYPIDGSPRSHNPALPPYATSTQAY, from the exons CCTCCACACGTGACTACACAGTCTTTGAGAAGATGCTTCGCGATGGCACCCTGCGAGCTGACTTCCGGTTTCGAGGTTACCCTAACCAAAGCATGCAAAGTCCTCGCCAGCCCATCACGACGTCAATATTTGACGACAAACGCAGAAATGAAGAGAACTTTAGGAGGGTTTTTGGCAAGCCATCTGTGTTTGACCCAG CCCGGCCTACAGGTGGCGACGATTTAAGGGGTTCCCAGCCCCTTGTCTCATCACGTGATCTCTTGAGCATGAATAG GTCGCCTGACTCCCAGCAGATGAGACAGCTGCAGAACGAAGTGGAAGAAGACATGATGAAGTACAAGCATGAGCAGAAAATTCGGCACCAACAGCAAGATGAAGGAAAAACGAGG gaccATCAAGTCTCCACCACCCAGTTTCCTTGGGATCGCTTTAACCGCGGTCACGGAGCCCCGAAG CCGGACAACGACACCAGACGACGGAAGTTCATGGAAGAGGATCTAACCTCCAGCCACAATCAGTTATCTAGGCCGACCATGAAGCCG CCCAGTTATCACCTG CCTAAAAGTCATGATCTGTTCATCGACACGCTTGGCGGTCCAGGGGGCACAGTGGTGCGGCAGGACGGCTCGCCAAGTCTTCAGTCCCTGCCTGACCCGCGATATGGCGCCTACCGCTCTAAAGGTCATGCAGGTCAGGCCGGGCAGGAACGACAAACAG GCATAACAACAGAGGAGAAGAAGCTAGCCGAATCTGAGGAAAAGCTTCGCCAGTTAAGGAGAGAACTGGAAAGT cttaAGAGTCCCAGAGATCAATCGACCACCGCACGTGAAACTGCGT CGTGGAACGAAACGACGCGAGGGACCATCGGCAGACCTTCACATGATCTTAGGAATGATAAACTGAAA cgGCGTTCGTGGTCGCCTTCCGGACCGTCTTATAGCTTTA GTAACGAATTTCCTCGTTTGGAG CAGGAAAAACGTAGCCTCGACCTTGATGCCACCAGGGGAGGGGCCGGCGCTCCGGTGAGGGACTACCACGGAAAACCCATCACTCGTTTCCCGACTACCATGATCAGAGATGACACGGGAG agGCAAAGATTCGTGAAGAGATCCCTGGCAAGATATATTCTTTGCCAGATGACGACAACCCGATTTACGATCCGTTTGGCAAACCTGGAGGTGGCGCTCCAATCAGAGATCGATGGGGAAACAGGGTCACAAACATCTTTGGTAACTTTGAAGGAAAG ACAAAGCTGGAGTCCACACAACAGAGGCAGACAGTCCGGATGAAGGAAGTCATGTTGCAAGATTTGA aatCTCTAATGGAAGAGcaacacagacagaaagaagacgaagaacGCCGATTAAGACAGGCA GACACAGAACTGGCAGAGCTTGTGCGCCAGGGGCAAGTGGGTAACCCCAAGCGTGACCCGATCACGGGAGCCTTAACCAATCAGCATCTGGGATCCTCCGACGTTTCCAAAACA AAAATGAACTACCAGCCGGTGGCCCCGTCGGAGAAGAAGCAGTACTACGAGACCCTTACTCAGGCAGCCGAGGAAAGAGAAAGGGCGAAACAACTAGAGAAACTGCGAGAGCGACAGGAATCGAACCGG cACTTTGAAGTCTTTGATCATCAGTGGGGAGCCCATGGTGGGGGCGCGCCGAAAGACCCTAAAATCCGCAAGAAAGCCAATCTTCAAAATACTCTCCACTACATGGAGAGACAG AGCCGCAACGAAGGTGAGCTAAGTACCCGAGACCAGTTTCATTACGGGTATAGAGAAGGCAGTCCTCAG GAGCTAAACGGTTCCATGCGCAGGAAGTATCCTGAAGATGATATCCGACACGAAATGGCATCCATTGTCACTCCCCGACACGTCAAAAGTCTCGTGAAGAGTACCAGCAACAACCTATATGAGTACCCCATTGATGGTAGTCCCAGG tcTCATAATCCAGCACTTCCGCCGTACGCCACCTCCACACAAGCTTACTGA
- the LOC112557500 gene encoding uncharacterized protein LOC112557500 isoform X2, which translates to MTTREDFFIRRLWDLHKSPRDHVDSILASTRDYTVFEKMLRDGTLRADFRFRGYPNQSMQSPRQPITTSIFDDKRRNEENFRRVFGKPSVFDPARPTGGDDLRGSQPLVSSRDLLSMNRSPDSQQMRQLQNEVEEDMMKYKHEQKIRHQQQDEGKTRDHQVSTTQFPWDRFNRGHGAPKPDNDTRRRKFMEEDLTSSHNQLSRPTMKPPSYHLPKSHDLFIDTLGGPGGTVVRQDGSPSLQSLPDPRYGAYRSKGHAGQAGQERQTGITTEEKKLAESEEKLRQLRRELESLKSPRDQSTTARETASWNETTRGTIGRPSHDLRNDKLKRRSWSPSGPSYSFSNEFPRLEEKRSLDLDATRGGAGAPVRDYHGKPITRFPTTMIRDDTGEAKIREEIPGKIYSLPDDDNPIYDPFGKPGGGAPIRDRWGNRVTNIFGNFEGKTKLESTQQRQTVRMKEVMLQDLKSLMEEQHRQKEDEERRLRQADTELAELVRQGQVGNPKRDPITGALTNQHLGSSDVSKTKMNYQPVAPSEKKQYYETLTQAAEERERAKQLEKLRERQESNRHFEVFDHQWGAHGGGAPKDPKIRKKANLQNTLHYMERQSRNEGELSTRDQFHYGYREGSPQELNGSMRRKYPEDDIRHEMASIVTPRHVKSLVKSTSNNLYEYPIDGSPRSHNPALPPYATSTQAY; encoded by the exons CCTCCACACGTGACTACACAGTCTTTGAGAAGATGCTTCGCGATGGCACCCTGCGAGCTGACTTCCGGTTTCGAGGTTACCCTAACCAAAGCATGCAAAGTCCTCGCCAGCCCATCACGACGTCAATATTTGACGACAAACGCAGAAATGAAGAGAACTTTAGGAGGGTTTTTGGCAAGCCATCTGTGTTTGACCCAG CCCGGCCTACAGGTGGCGACGATTTAAGGGGTTCCCAGCCCCTTGTCTCATCACGTGATCTCTTGAGCATGAATAG GTCGCCTGACTCCCAGCAGATGAGACAGCTGCAGAACGAAGTGGAAGAAGACATGATGAAGTACAAGCATGAGCAGAAAATTCGGCACCAACAGCAAGATGAAGGAAAAACGAGG gaccATCAAGTCTCCACCACCCAGTTTCCTTGGGATCGCTTTAACCGCGGTCACGGAGCCCCGAAG CCGGACAACGACACCAGACGACGGAAGTTCATGGAAGAGGATCTAACCTCCAGCCACAATCAGTTATCTAGGCCGACCATGAAGCCG CCCAGTTATCACCTG CCTAAAAGTCATGATCTGTTCATCGACACGCTTGGCGGTCCAGGGGGCACAGTGGTGCGGCAGGACGGCTCGCCAAGTCTTCAGTCCCTGCCTGACCCGCGATATGGCGCCTACCGCTCTAAAGGTCATGCAGGTCAGGCCGGGCAGGAACGACAAACAG GCATAACAACAGAGGAGAAGAAGCTAGCCGAATCTGAGGAAAAGCTTCGCCAGTTAAGGAGAGAACTGGAAAGT cttaAGAGTCCCAGAGATCAATCGACCACCGCACGTGAAACTGCGT CGTGGAACGAAACGACGCGAGGGACCATCGGCAGACCTTCACATGATCTTAGGAATGATAAACTGAAA cgGCGTTCGTGGTCGCCTTCCGGACCGTCTTATAGCTTTA GTAACGAATTTCCTCGTTTGGAG GAAAAACGTAGCCTCGACCTTGATGCCACCAGGGGAGGGGCCGGCGCTCCGGTGAGGGACTACCACGGAAAACCCATCACTCGTTTCCCGACTACCATGATCAGAGATGACACGGGAG agGCAAAGATTCGTGAAGAGATCCCTGGCAAGATATATTCTTTGCCAGATGACGACAACCCGATTTACGATCCGTTTGGCAAACCTGGAGGTGGCGCTCCAATCAGAGATCGATGGGGAAACAGGGTCACAAACATCTTTGGTAACTTTGAAGGAAAG ACAAAGCTGGAGTCCACACAACAGAGGCAGACAGTCCGGATGAAGGAAGTCATGTTGCAAGATTTGA aatCTCTAATGGAAGAGcaacacagacagaaagaagacgaagaacGCCGATTAAGACAGGCA GACACAGAACTGGCAGAGCTTGTGCGCCAGGGGCAAGTGGGTAACCCCAAGCGTGACCCGATCACGGGAGCCTTAACCAATCAGCATCTGGGATCCTCCGACGTTTCCAAAACA AAAATGAACTACCAGCCGGTGGCCCCGTCGGAGAAGAAGCAGTACTACGAGACCCTTACTCAGGCAGCCGAGGAAAGAGAAAGGGCGAAACAACTAGAGAAACTGCGAGAGCGACAGGAATCGAACCGG cACTTTGAAGTCTTTGATCATCAGTGGGGAGCCCATGGTGGGGGCGCGCCGAAAGACCCTAAAATCCGCAAGAAAGCCAATCTTCAAAATACTCTCCACTACATGGAGAGACAG AGCCGCAACGAAGGTGAGCTAAGTACCCGAGACCAGTTTCATTACGGGTATAGAGAAGGCAGTCCTCAG GAGCTAAACGGTTCCATGCGCAGGAAGTATCCTGAAGATGATATCCGACACGAAATGGCATCCATTGTCACTCCCCGACACGTCAAAAGTCTCGTGAAGAGTACCAGCAACAACCTATATGAGTACCCCATTGATGGTAGTCCCAGG tcTCATAATCCAGCACTTCCGCCGTACGCCACCTCCACACAAGCTTACTGA